In a single window of the Bradyrhizobium erythrophlei genome:
- a CDS encoding phage tail protein I produces MTTFPTRRMDHVLAPNATEYERTLASQVDRLLNMDIPIRVLWDPWKCPENLLPYLAWALSVDIWDSSWPLTKRRSVVANAIKHHQVKGTLQAIETYIDLVDSQLLKATTPPAKIFSGASLSVEQREAWLAKLPQVRVYQQYLLGAAKKRIFSGGGRYNSFFEQKFPQPNDAITRLSKRATWTVNGVETDTKIENDDSYFRIFIKTVLPYSDFCNRPFNLKKKFPIPSTAYKRIVTIAPLVISPWRVAVGPQLEPVSTTPELVTTTGKEGHAVYSGRTIYKRYFVPSQAPYQIYERYAVNDGSILTPQRPSIQFMGYGRYGIAPHSAELKVRMNTQWSRYKARLGEPFAPRTKFFTPHDPTLMAKNRQAIIAAKRLSDKIVLDTNTVPGFIAGLPKFAGDPIVI; encoded by the coding sequence ATGACGACGTTTCCGACGCGCCGGATGGATCACGTCCTCGCTCCGAACGCTACGGAATACGAGCGGACGCTCGCGTCCCAGGTTGATCGTCTTCTGAACATGGACATTCCGATCCGGGTCCTCTGGGATCCGTGGAAGTGTCCTGAGAACCTGCTGCCATACCTGGCGTGGGCTCTCTCGGTCGATATCTGGGACTCGAGCTGGCCTCTTACCAAGCGTCGGAGCGTGGTCGCCAACGCGATCAAGCACCACCAGGTCAAGGGCACGCTACAGGCGATCGAAACCTACATCGATCTCGTCGACAGCCAGCTGCTCAAGGCAACGACGCCGCCGGCTAAGATATTCTCCGGCGCATCGCTCAGCGTGGAGCAGCGAGAGGCCTGGCTTGCCAAACTTCCGCAGGTCAGGGTCTATCAGCAGTACCTGCTGGGCGCCGCCAAGAAGCGAATCTTCTCTGGTGGCGGCCGGTACAACAGCTTCTTCGAACAGAAGTTCCCGCAGCCGAACGACGCCATCACGCGGCTGTCGAAGCGGGCGACCTGGACCGTCAACGGTGTCGAGACCGACACCAAGATCGAGAACGACGACAGCTATTTCAGGATCTTCATCAAGACGGTCCTGCCGTATTCGGATTTCTGCAACAGACCGTTTAATCTGAAGAAGAAGTTCCCGATCCCGTCGACCGCCTACAAGCGGATCGTGACGATCGCGCCGCTGGTTATCAGTCCATGGCGCGTTGCAGTCGGCCCTCAGCTTGAGCCGGTGTCGACCACGCCAGAGTTGGTCACGACCACGGGCAAGGAAGGGCACGCGGTCTACAGCGGTCGCACGATCTACAAGCGGTATTTCGTTCCGTCGCAGGCGCCGTACCAGATCTACGAGCGGTACGCGGTCAACGACGGCTCGATCCTGACGCCGCAGCGACCGTCGATCCAGTTCATGGGCTACGGTAGGTACGGCATCGCGCCTCACTCTGCCGAGCTGAAGGTGCGGATGAACACGCAGTGGAGCAGGTACAAGGCACGCCTCGGCGAGCCGTTCGCTCCGCGCACGAAGTTCTTCACGCCGCATGACCCAACGCTCATGGCAAAGAACAGGCAGGCGATCATCGCCGCCAAGCGCCTGAGCGACAAGATCGTGCTGGATACCAACACCGTGCCCGGGTTCATCGCCGGACTTCCCAAGTTCGCTGGCGATCCCATCGTAATCTGA